A genomic segment from Bos taurus isolate L1 Dominette 01449 registration number 42190680 breed Hereford chromosome 1, ARS-UCD2.0, whole genome shotgun sequence encodes:
- the LOC132345463 gene encoding LOW QUALITY PROTEIN: capping protein, Arp2/3 and myosin-I linker protein 2-like (The sequence of the model RefSeq protein was modified relative to this genomic sequence to represent the inferred CDS: inserted 1 base in 1 codon; substituted 1 base at 1 genomic stop codon), which translates to MKGLFFPEEKEKDDEEEQKDESPPQKXPESLHCLHLDSSTHSAAEELEPEPELAAPGEDAEPQAGPSARGSPSPAAPGPAAGPLPRMDLPPSGQPLLHPTRTRPRPRRQHHHRPPPGAPQVPPALPQEGNGLSARVDEGVEEFFSKRLIHQDRLWAPEEDPAAEGGITPVPRTLLKKLGTLFAFKKPRSTRGSRPDLETSPGAAPRSRKTTLGDLLRPPARPGRGEEPAAGAAGGTSSPDPTRRSRPRYTRESKAYSLILLPAEEEETVGARPDKRRPLERGDTELAPSFEQRVQVMLQRIGVSRGSGSAEGKRKQSKDGEIKKAGSDGDIMDSSTEAPPISIKSRTHSMSADPSCRPGPGGQGPESATWKTLGQQLNAELRGRGWGQQDGXGPPSPCPSPSPRRSSPSPDSLGLPEDPCLGSRNEDGWLRPQPRLAGRRAVSVHEDQLQAPADRPLRLQRSPVLKRRPKLEAPPSPSIGSGLEAEPLPTQSTEPSSPPSPTTNQRGGGPNP; encoded by the exons ATGAAAGGTCTTTTCTTCcctgaggagaaagaaaaggatgatGAAGAGGAGCAGAAGGATGAAAGTCCTCCACAGAAATGACCTGAATCACTCCACTGTCTTCATCTGGACTCCTCCACTCACAGTGCTGCTGAGGAGCTAGAGCCGGAGCCCGAGCTGGCGGCTCCGGGGGAAGATGCAGAGCCGCAGGCGGGGCCGTCCGCTCGTGGCTCGCCGAGCCCCGCCGCCCCAGGGCCCGCGGCCGGCCCGTTGCCTCGCATGGACCTGCCGCCCTCCGGGCAGCCCCTGCTCCATCCGACCCGGACCCGACCGCGGCCGCGGCGCCAGCACCACCACCGCCCGCCGCCGGGGGCCCCCCaggtgcccccagccctgccgcAGGAAGGGAATGGGCTCAGTGCCCGCGTGGATGAGGGCGTGGAGGAATTCTTCTCCAAAAGGCTGATCCACCAGGATCGCCTCTGGGCCCCCGAGGAGGACCCGGCAGCTGAGGGAGGTATCACCCCTGTGCCCCGTACACTTCTCAAGAAGCTGGGCACCCTCTTTGCATTCAAGAAGCCTCGTTCAACACGTGGGTCACGACCTGATCTTGAGACCAGCCCTGGCGCGGCTCCCCGCTCTCGAAAAACCACACTCGGGGACTTGCTTCGACCACCGGCCCGTCCTGGCCGTGGTGAGGAGCCTGCTGCAGGGGCTGCGGGGGGCACCAGCAGCCCAGACCCAACCCGCAGGAGTCGGCCTCGATACACCCGCGAAAGCAAGGCATACTCCCTGATACTGCTCCCtgctgaggaggaggagacagtggGTGCCAGGCCCGACAAGCGGCGGCCCCTGGAGCGGGGAGACACAGAGCTGGCCCCATCCTTTGAGCAGCGAGTACAAGTGATGCTGCAGAGGATCGGTGTGAGCAGAGGCAGTGGGAGTGCCGAAGGCAAGAGGAAGCAAAGCAAAGATGGAGAAATCAAGAaggctggctcagatggtgacaTTATGGACAGTTCCACAGAGGCTCCTCCCATCTCGATCAAGTCCCGCACCCATTCAATGTCTGCTGACCCTTCATGCAGACCTGGGCCAGGGGGCCAAGGGCCTGAGTCTGCCACCTGGAAGACACTGGGGCAACAGTTGAATGCAGAGCTCAGAGGCCGTGGTTGGGGCCAACAGGATG CTGGGCCCCCGTCCCCATGTCCAAGCCCAAGCCCCCGAAGATCCAgtccctccccagacagcctggGCCTCCCAGAGGATCCCTGCTTAGGCTCCAGGAACGAAGATGGCTGGCTGAGGCCGCAGCCCCGTTTGGCAGGGCGACGAGCAGTGTCTGTGCATGAGGACCAGCTCCAGGCCCCTGCTGACCGGCCCCTGCGGCTACAGCGCTCCCCTGTCCTCAAGCGCAGGCCAAAGCTTGAGGCGCCTCCATCTCCAAGCATAGGATCTGGCCTTGAAGCCGAGCCTCTACCCACCCAGTCTACAGAGCCCTCCAGCCCACCCTCCCCAACCACAAACCAAAGAGGCGGCGGCCCCAACCCCTGA